The Nitrospirota bacterium genome contains a region encoding:
- a CDS encoding MarC family protein, producing MEDIIKTLPSTFIPLFVAMNVFMLLPIFISLTKEMVKAKKRIVIRDSILTAIVVSFLFIALGEIIFRILGITADDFKIAGGLVLLIFAVRDLTHSGDERMKPDLKVGVVPIGVPLIVGPAVLTNILLLVDHFGIVSTIIGLLLNLLIVWISLMNAERIIRFFGKGGITGISKVMALLLAAIAIMMIRIGVQNIIASTPIPLIKE from the coding sequence ATGGAAGATATCATCAAAACTCTGCCCAGCACCTTTATCCCGCTCTTTGTTGCAATGAACGTATTCATGCTCCTTCCCATTTTCATCTCCCTCACAAAGGAAATGGTAAAGGCGAAAAAACGGATAGTCATACGGGATTCCATACTCACGGCGATCGTCGTCAGCTTCCTCTTCATCGCACTGGGCGAAATCATCTTCAGGATTCTGGGTATTACCGCCGATGACTTCAAGATTGCCGGAGGCCTTGTGCTCCTGATATTTGCAGTGCGCGATCTTACCCACAGCGGGGATGAAAGAATGAAACCTGATTTAAAGGTCGGGGTGGTGCCGATCGGGGTTCCCCTGATTGTGGGACCTGCGGTGCTCACAAACATCCTTCTGCTCGTGGATCATTTTGGGATCGTTTCAACCATCATCGGATTGCTGCTGAACCTGCTCATTGTCTGGATATCGTTAATGAATGCCGAACGTATAATTCGTTTCTTCGGAAAAGGAGGCATCACAGGGATATCAAAGGTGATGGCGCTGCTCCTCGCGGCGATCGCGATCATGATGATCCGGATAGGGGTGCAGAATATCATTGCCAGTACCCCGATACCGCTAATCAAAGAATAG
- a CDS encoding metallophosphoesterase: MLIGIMSDTHDNLVYVQKAIDVFNDRRVGLVIHAGDYTSPFTLKLFPQLGCKYLGIFGNNDGDKLLLLERAAGNIYYQPYILTLHNRKIVVMHEHHLVEALADSGHFDMVIYGHTHTPDIRKVKHTLIVNPGEVGTWLYGKSTVAVADLEKMDAEIIALNA; encoded by the coding sequence ATGCTTATTGGAATAATGTCAGATACTCATGACAACCTGGTGTACGTGCAAAAAGCCATCGATGTATTCAATGATCGTCGTGTCGGGCTGGTTATCCATGCCGGCGACTATACATCCCCCTTTACGCTGAAACTTTTCCCCCAGCTCGGATGCAAATATCTGGGGATATTCGGCAACAACGATGGTGACAAACTCCTCCTTCTCGAGCGCGCTGCGGGCAATATCTACTATCAGCCGTATATTCTTACTCTGCACAACAGGAAGATCGTGGTCATGCACGAGCACCACCTTGTGGAGGCGCTGGCAGACAGCGGTCATTTTGATATGGTGATTTACGGGCATACTCACACGCCGGATATACGGAAGGTAAAACACACACTTATCGTGAACCCTGGTGAAGTCGGGACATGGTTGTACGGAAAATCGACAGTTGCTGTTGCCGATCTGGAAAAAATGGACGCAGAGATTATCGCGCTGAATGCTTAA